In the Pleurodeles waltl isolate 20211129_DDA chromosome 3_1, aPleWal1.hap1.20221129, whole genome shotgun sequence genome, gttgtagttttttcataacagatagagatgatcaatggtagaggctattggcataatccagtttggatagtacaagtgagatggtagcttgcaccttgtgtggaaatccgaggtgggggaagatgcgtcgtaaagtctttaaggtgatgaagcttgtgcgtgctaatttgtctacttgggcattcatagttaacttggaatccatggttattcctaggtttttaacttccttggataattgaggaggtggtccgagatagtcaggccagacgcacagagggtcataacttttccagtcaccacatatgagtatttctgttttggaggtatttagtttgagatggctccaggtcatccactgatcaacggctctgaggcaactgaagatttgtgagttttcaatgtttttggggtcttctaatttaagtagtatttgtgtgtcatctgcatagttgtagcatgtgagatggaaatcattgatcagttctggtaaagatatcatgtagatgttgaaaagcaaaggtgagatgattgacccttgggggacccctgcttttgtgaggtagggtgcggccgagaagggggggcgagtggatgatatttgctcttttttaaagataggaagtaatccagtcgagagcaatcccttgtatgccggcttcatggagtctttgagttagggcgtcatggtcaaccgtatcaaaggcagcatgtattccttctgtttcttgtatatgagacaattatgtattaaactgtgttgacatgcagttagaaacaaacacataggaccagtgagggtttaaaagatttgcaagaacagcaagatagctagacttcggaaggggatgtcaagtgagacctttcactagatttaagagcgcttttcactgagccgagtttaaaaacaaccctgaataaagcaggcttcatccagggtgtgaaaacataccaaggtctggcagaggcattgtgctatagttgcatgtatacagtgctttaggtcctgtcgagattttggactggtagcaggctattttgtgggattgttatgttttttttttctttttttttcttagtgttttataaagggagaccttctactctgtgtctccagtagcggaagatagaacccgctcgtcacagtcttatatggattacgctccagtacatcatcaattcacctccaggaaggattctagattttttctgctatggaatctctgagcgcagagccttcctttatctttgccaagcccaagagttagggagcaGACCCCCACCCAGAAGCTAAAACAGACAGAAGGGTTTAGACTCTGGTTAGAATGTAATCTACACCCCTGAACATAGGAGGGGGTCCTCGCAAAAAAAAAGTAAGGAATATCAAGATAGCATACTTTCATTGGAGGAAAAACACGGTTAGCCATAGTAATGTTCCCCACACATTACAAACTGAACATAGAGGAATAAACCCTGATGATGACTGATGCACAGCAGACGCCTGGGCGAGATTTTAGTAGCGTTCGTTCACAGACAGAAGATCAGTCACTAAATGGGCACATTGAGGCTGGGTACTCACATAAGACACAAAAGCCCTAAGATAATCGCATGTACAGTGTGAATTAAGACCCCCAAATGCAGGACGCAACGTTTTTCTGGTGCAGATGATTCTTGTGTTTCAGAACTTTCAGTTTCAGTATTcttgtctccctggagccagaagGTCTAAGTTAACTAAATATCCAACATTCCTCAAATTTCTCTCTCTTAGTACTATTTGTGCTCCGAAACCAGATGGAGAAACTATTTTCTGAAAAACGCGGGTTTGCCTTTTTTCTTTTGGTACAGTAGGCTTCAAGGTGACATCACCGTGAGCCATACTGATCGTACCTTATGCTGACGCCCGAACAAAATCCCTTGGCTCACTCATAACATTAAAAGGTTAATCCACAGGCCCTGAACTGCTCAATAATGACAGTCTACTAGTTGCCCCTACAAAGACCGTTTAATAGGTTTACAGTACCCGTCTCTCACAGGCTACTGCACAGTTCTCACACAAAGGTAAGTTAGCTAACAGAGTGGTACAGGATCAAGTTGTAGCCAAAGGACACCGCCACATAAGTCTTGTAAAAGCAGAAGCCCAGACCCAAAGCTGCTATGGCTTTGCTTTATATGCTTGCTGACTGTCATTCACACTGTTTAATGATAAAATAAAATCCACATTCTTAATAAAGAGTTTACTACCCTGTTGTTAATAGTTCAACATGGTGGCACGTGATTTCCATGAGTTGGTTATAGTGGAAATGGGTATAAGAGTTAAAGGAAGTGTAGTAATACAGAAGTCAGCAAAAAGTtaactttaactttctcatgaaacAAATCCACCTTTTCTTAGTGTACATCAGGTTGTCTTTCAGTATTTTATTAAAGATAAAACAAAACCATTAGTGAGATTGTAGTGTGTCAAATAACTGTACTTGTGGAGCTAGAAAATGTCATGGCTTACAGTTTATAATTTGTTTTTCTTATCCTTATGCAGaactggaagaaaaaagaaaaaaagaacaacttCTTGCTAAACGAAAAGAATTGAAACATGACAAAAAAGCAAGAGCCATGGCATCCAGGACAAAGGATAACTTTAGAGGATACAATGGTGTGCCAGTGGAGGAGAAGtctaaaacaaatcacatttttgaagaaaggcAACCGGTGTCCAGTTCGAGTGCAGATGAGGAATGCATTTCTGAGGCAGAATCCTTTGAATACACTAAGACTGATTCGGAGCAGGAAGAAACTGAAGAGTATGAGGAAGTTGTCCCAGAGATAATAGAACCACCAAAAGTAGAAAAGAAACCAAAGCCACCTAAGAGGTTGCCCCCTCCCCCGCCCATTAACTTTACGGATCTGCTGAAACTGGCAGAAAAGAAACAACATGAACCAGTAGTAATGAAATCTGTGAAAAAGGTCGAAGAACGACCAAGAACTGCAGAGGAGCTAAAAGAGTTCGAGTATAAGGAAAGAAAACACAAGAAAGTATGTCTAGAGCAGGATGTGAAACGCATAGAAAAAGAGTCTAAAGGTGCTGGCGAATTTCACTCTTCAAAGCAAACCTATTCACAGAAAGATATTAAGTTGCATAATGTCAGCAAAGGTTCTGTAGAAAAGCATTCACTTTCAAAAGGAAATCGGTCATCTGAGAGTAGTTTTGAGAAGAAATCCAAAACGAATGTGTCAAATGACAAATCCACAAGTTCGACTGCCAAGTGTGTACCACTCGAAAAAGCAAGGACTGGACAGGGTGGGTCTCTTAAAACCCACTCTGGCAGTGGGAGCAGTAATCCTGGGTCAAATGTTAAAAATTCAGCATCAAAGCTAACTGTGAGTGGATCACTTAAAATCCCACTTGCAAAAGAAGTTGATTTGAAGAAAAGTAAGCCTATACCTTTTAAATCTGAAGCTCCTCCTTCCAATCACGATTTGAAGAAACATTCCAATTCGGGGAAAATTGTGAGCAAAACTAGCTCTAGCCATGTGCCTAGCAGTTCAGGTGCCCGTACAGTGCCGCCGATGAGCAGTTCAGGTGCAGGGTCATCGCGGCTGTCCAGCAGTTCAAACAGTGAGTCTTTACGGGCTGGTAGCAGTTCAGGTATCAAGCCGCCACAACGAGGTAACAGTGTAAGTTCTGGTCCAGCAAGGCCAGATACAACTTTGAGGGCTGGTTCACCCCGACCAGCCAGCAGCACAGGTACTGGCTTATTGCAGAAAGCAAGCAGTTTAGGTGGTGGGTCATTACGGCCAGGCAGCAGTTTGGGGACGATGTCATCACGTACAGTTAGCATTTCAGCCTCCGCTGGGTCATCACGACTGGCTGGCAGTTTGGCTCCTGGATCATCACGACCAGCCAGTAGTTCTGGGGCTGGGTCATCGCAGTCAACCAGCAATTCACACCCTGGTTTTACACAATCATCCAACACTTCAGGCCCTGGGTCTTCGCGACCATCTAGCAGTTCGGGCCCGGGGTCTTCACGACCATCTAGCAGTTCGGGCCCTGGGTCTTCGCggccatccagcagttcgggcccTGGGTCTTCGCggccatccagcagttcgggcccTGGGTCTTCGCGGCCATCCAGCAGTTCGGGGCCTGGGTCTTCGCGGCCATCCAGCAGTTCGGGGCCTGGGTCTTCGCGGCCATCCAGCAGTTCGGGGCCTGGGTCTTCGCGGCCATCCAGCAGTTCGGGGCCTGGGTCTTCGCGGCCATCCAGCAGTTCGGGGCCTGGGTCTTCGCGGCCATCCAGCAGTTCGGGGCCTGGGTCTTCGCGGCCATCCAGCAGTTCGGGGCCTGGGTCTTCGCggccatccagcagttcgggcccTGGGTCTTCGCggccatccagcagttcgggcccTGGGTCTTCGCggccatccagcagttcgggcccTGGCTCAGCTCGGCCAGATGCAATTTCAGGGGGAAGTTCAGGCAACAACACAAAATCTGGCTCTGAGAAATTGTCCTCATCTGGACGGTCAAGCAGCAGTTTGGGCAAGGAATCATCAAAGTCTACCAGTAGCTCAGGATCCGTGCAAATTAATAGCAGTTTGAGTGCAGAACATAAGCGGCCTACCCCTGGTTCTGTTGCAGGACTGGGACGACCTGTTAGCAGCTCTGTCTCTGGAGCTACAAAGCCTAGTGGCAAGTCTGTCTGTGGACCCGCCCAACAGGGTGGACTCGTACGACCAGTCAGCAGCTCTGGTGCTGCTTCTACACGTCCTGGTGGAAAATTGGGTTTAGAATCTGTGAAACAAGGAGTTAGGCCAGTGTCTGGCACCGGGAGGTCTGGTGGAGGATCAGCTATTGGATCTGGTTGCCATGGTGCTAACAGTGGCCTGAACGGCAGCAAATCTGTGTTGCAAAACAGTAAATCTGCACCATCCAAACCTAAATGCACTGTTGTGGCAGAAACAATCTCAACCAAGAACTTCGGTGCAAAACCAAACAACGGACCAATAAATGGAATGAGGCCCACGTCTGGCCCTGTACAAAGACCAATAATGCGGCCGGCAGgtaaagtgttaatatgtttgaaaaaaatatttacattgtttttcttgtgacagtaatatttttagttttttgttaatAAATACTGTCATAATTGGGATAGTTGTGAAATGAATTATTGCGAACAGCTAGTTTCAATGTTAATACAAATGTATACCTAAGCAAACTGTAGCATTTTATGAATTCTTCAGTTTTACAGATCAAGAAAAGAAACCTGGGGCTTCTGCatatatattaaattatattttatattataCAGTTATATTTTGTTTGTCATGCAGTAGTTCTGAATGTGCTGCAAAAGAGTGTAAATTAAAGGGTAAATATGCATATTAGATTTACTTCTTGTGAGAATAGCTATCTTATTTGTGATGACCAGTTATTCTGCATATTCATTTGTAGTGCTTATCTTCTAAATCCCACAATGTGCACCTCTCTGCTTAAAGCAACCGTGATTTAAAAGAAGCTGTCAGTGAGTGGAATGTGTTTTGGCATCCAATTGTAAATTACAGATTTTCGTGCTTAATAAGCATTGCTATGTATTGTTCTACAAACTTTAAATGCAGGGGGCCTGCGTTTGTCTACTGCATAGCTGTTTTGATGCAGCATTGTttaaaaaaggaagggaaaaaagcTGACAAAAGGATATTTGAATGTgcctttgaaaacttttttttttttcttttttctttttattcaataGGTGATGGATTTTAGAAATCTTTTTATGTAGCATTGAACTGTTTATCTCACTTGTGGTGGTACTATTTGAC is a window encoding:
- the SPTY2D1 gene encoding protein SPT2 homolog isoform X1, whose protein sequence is MEYEDIMEVAAKQQDKSGPPKRYSLAVGPPKKDPKVKGVQSAAVRAFLKRKEEELRKKELEEKRKKEQLLAKRKELKHDKKARAMASRTKDNFRGYNGVPVEEKSKTNHIFEERQPVSSSSADEECISEAESFEYTKTDSEQEETEEYEEVVPEIIEPPKVEKKPKPPKRLPPPPPINFTDLLKLAEKKQHEPVVMKSVKKVEERPRTAEELKEFEYKERKHKKVCLEQDVKRIEKESKGAGEFHSSKQTYSQKDIKLHNVSKGSVEKHSLSKGNRSSESSFEKKSKTNVSNDKSTSSTAKCVPLEKARTGQGGSLKTHSGSGSSNPGSNVKNSASKLTVSGSLKIPLAKEVDLKKSKPIPFKSEAPPSNHDLKKHSNSGKIVSKTSSSHVPSSSGARTVPPMSSSGAGSSRLSSSSNSESLRAGSSSGIKPPQRGNSVSSGPARPDTTLRAGSPRPASSTGTGLLQKASSLGGGSLRPGSSLGTMSSRTVSISASAGSSRLAGSLAPGSSRPASSSGAGSSQSTSNSHPGFTQSSNTSGPGSSRPSSSSGPGSSRPSSSSGPGSSRPSSSSGPGSSRPSSSSGPGSSRPSSSSGPGSSRPSSSSGPGSSRPSSSSGPGSSRPSSSSGPGSSRPSSSSGPGSSRPSSSSGPGSSRPSSSSGPGSSRPSSSSGPGSSRPSSSSGPGSSRPSSSSGPGSARPDAISGGSSGNNTKSGSEKLSSSGRSSSSLGKESSKSTSSSGSVQINSSLSAEHKRPTPGSVAGLGRPVSSSVSGATKPSGKSVCGPAQQGGLVRPVSSSGAASTRPGGKLGLESVKQGVRPVSGTGRSGGGSAIGSGCHGANSGLNGSKSVLQNSKSAPSKPKCTVVAETISTKNFGAKPNNGPINGMRPTSGPVQRPIMRPAGPPKPPITMSYKRKLEDDDDEYDSEMDDFIDDEGEDQDEISKHIREIFGYDRNKYKDESDYALRYMESSWREQQKEEARSLRLGVQEDLEELRREEEELKKKFKQQAKKLKKR
- the SPTY2D1 gene encoding protein SPT2 homolog isoform X2; translation: MASRTKDNFRGYNGVPVEEKSKTNHIFEERQPVSSSSADEECISEAESFEYTKTDSEQEETEEYEEVVPEIIEPPKVEKKPKPPKRLPPPPPINFTDLLKLAEKKQHEPVVMKSVKKVEERPRTAEELKEFEYKERKHKKVCLEQDVKRIEKESKGAGEFHSSKQTYSQKDIKLHNVSKGSVEKHSLSKGNRSSESSFEKKSKTNVSNDKSTSSTAKCVPLEKARTGQGGSLKTHSGSGSSNPGSNVKNSASKLTVSGSLKIPLAKEVDLKKSKPIPFKSEAPPSNHDLKKHSNSGKIVSKTSSSHVPSSSGARTVPPMSSSGAGSSRLSSSSNSESLRAGSSSGIKPPQRGNSVSSGPARPDTTLRAGSPRPASSTGTGLLQKASSLGGGSLRPGSSLGTMSSRTVSISASAGSSRLAGSLAPGSSRPASSSGAGSSQSTSNSHPGFTQSSNTSGPGSSRPSSSSGPGSSRPSSSSGPGSSRPSSSSGPGSSRPSSSSGPGSSRPSSSSGPGSSRPSSSSGPGSSRPSSSSGPGSSRPSSSSGPGSSRPSSSSGPGSSRPSSSSGPGSSRPSSSSGPGSSRPSSSSGPGSSRPSSSSGPGSSRPSSSSGPGSARPDAISGGSSGNNTKSGSEKLSSSGRSSSSLGKESSKSTSSSGSVQINSSLSAEHKRPTPGSVAGLGRPVSSSVSGATKPSGKSVCGPAQQGGLVRPVSSSGAASTRPGGKLGLESVKQGVRPVSGTGRSGGGSAIGSGCHGANSGLNGSKSVLQNSKSAPSKPKCTVVAETISTKNFGAKPNNGPINGMRPTSGPVQRPIMRPAGPPKPPITMSYKRKLEDDDDEYDSEMDDFIDDEGEDQDEISKHIREIFGYDRNKYKDESDYALRYMESSWREQQKEEARSLRLGVQEDLEELRREEEELKKKFKQQAKKLKKR